The Spirosoma sp. SC4-14 DNA window GCCTATGGTTCCGAGCATCTGAAAGGCAATGCCGCTATACTGGGCAAATGAGGTTGTTTTTTCCGTCATATCCTTCACCGAATTGGGCTGTAGAGGCTTATCTGGCTGGTGTTGGGCTGGTTGTTCAGGGTCGTTTTCCATAGAATTCAAGGGCTTTATACAAGGTAAAGAGCAAAATTCGTTAATTTGGCCTAACGTTCCATACCGCTAACCCACACCCAAACGTTTGAGATACGAGTGACTACGTGTTATTTTCGAATGTCCCGCTACTATCGTAACCGTCCATATGCAGTCTTGTTTACGGTCCTTGCTCTACTGACCGGCGGGCTGGTTTCGTGCTCACAATACAGCAATAGACCCATCAGCAAAGGCTATCATAACCTGACAGCTCATTTTAATGCCTATGTTATTGCCCGCGATGAAATAAAAGAAACCGAGCTTGCCTTATTTAAGAATCGGAAGGAAAATTATAATCAGTTGCTGCCTATTCTACTTCCGGTCGACTCGCTGGTAGCGATGCCCATGAAACCGCAGTTAGACGATGCAATCAAAAAAGCTTCACTGATTCCCGAACGGCATCAAAATAGCAAATGGCTCGATAATGCTTATATTCTGATTGGTCGTGCCCGGCTTTTGAAACAGGATTTACCCAACGCCATTGAGGTGTTTAAGTACGTAAATACTAAAGGTACTAACGAAGACGACAAGCATGAGGCCCTCGTGAACCTGATGCGAGCCTACACCGAAGCGAGCGACTACCCAAATGCGCTCAATGTGGCCGAGTATTTGCGCACACAACCGC harbors:
- a CDS encoding AtpZ/AtpI family protein — encoded protein: MENDPEQPAQHQPDKPLQPNSVKDMTEKTTSFAQYSGIAFQMLGTIGLGVWVGLKLDEWQQNKRPIWTIVLSLTAIGASLYLFIRQLTRK